CAATGTCCTTGGTACGATCGGTGATGAATTAGGTGAAAGAACAAAGAAGACTTGGCGTATCTTCTCCCTGGATGATGGTCAGTACTTGGAAAATCCCGCGGAATTTGGAATAAGTGAGGGTTACTGGCTTTACCAGCGCAAAGCAGCTGACATCACCTTAAGTACCGGAGCAGGGACATCCAGCGATCTGGCCGGGTATGTCCTGACCCTCGAGCCCGGGTGGAACTTCATCGGTTCCCCCTATCCCTTTGATGTGGCTTTCAATGCTGACCAGGCTGAATTCTACGGCCCGCTCACGTATGCCCTGAATGGCACAGAAGGCTGGTCAGACCTGCAAACGAAGTTGAAACCGTGGGGTGGCTACGCGATCTACAACCGGGATACTGAAAGTAGTGCTGAGATTGTTATCGATCCCTTTGCACAATCCCTGCTCAGACTTGTAAAAGGAGATAAGCAAGACATTCCCGGATGGAAGCTGAATATCCAAGCCGTTGGTCCAACGTACTCTGACGTGGCTAACTATATTGGTCGAATCAAGGGTGCAACGGAAGAGTGGGACCGGTTTGAGAATCCCGAGCCACCCTATATTGAAGGCTATATTTCACTTGCCATGGAACGTCCCGAGTGGGGTGGTGGTAAAGCCAGATGGACCTCAGACATCCGTTCCATTGAAGAAACAAATGGCGTATGGGATATCGATTTGTTCACCAGGCAAGAATCTGGGCCTATCCAGCTAACGTCTCAGTTGAAGGGAGAGATACCTGCTGATTTTGGGATCGTCCTGATTGATCTTATTACCCGTGAGACGCATGTCCTTCTGGATGGGCAACCTTCAATCAATATTACTGGCTTTCGAGAGGAGTTCCCCTATCATTTCAAGGCGGTGGCTGGTTCTCAGGCTTATGTGGAAGCGACTGTAAAGGAGATCCTGGCCGGACTTCCCACCGACTTTGCTCTAAGCCAGAACTATCCCAATCCCTTTAATCCCACCACTAGGATCAAATACACCGTGCCAAGACCGGAGAAGGTTTCACTGCGCATCTACAATATTCTGGGCCAGGAAGTTGTCACACTGGTGAATGACTGGACCGATCTGGGTGAACACGAGGTTTTATGGAACAGCCGGGATAAGTTCGGACGAGATCTGCCCTCAGGTATCTACTTCGCACACTTGAGAGCACCAAGTCATACCAGCACTATCAAGATGCTATTATTGAAATAGCGTGCGGGAAGTCCCGCCGTAGGCGGGGGTGCTGCTGAAGTAGCAGAAAAGGTTTAAGTGATCTCCCAAAGATTCAGTATGCCAATCTTGGCCGCATTAGGCATAACTATGCTCCCGATAGAATCCAGTGCTCAGTTGGATACGATGTGGACCAAAACCTATGGTGACAGCACCTACGATTACTTCTTTTCAGTTCACCCAACCGACAATGATGGTTAGTTGCTGGCAGGACACACGGGTTATCTCTCACCTCACTCAGACTATGATGTCTGGCTCATCAAGACGGATGCAGTGGAAGATACGGCCCGGATTCGGACATTCGGCGGAAGTAGCCTGGTCTTTTGGCAAGTGGGAAGCTGATATCTTGCTGATCAAGACCGATTCCGAGGGTAACACTGTCCCTAAGGTTGGGACTGGGGAATCTTCGTGAGAATCTTGCCTCTATGTTATGTCGTCAAATGGGCTGGCCCCCTGGCGACTCTGATTTTCGCCGCTGTAGCGCTATTCTGGCCAGCCTGTAAAAGACCGACGGAGCCGAAAAGGGAATTGATCTTCGGAAGAACCTTTGGTGGGCGTCTGGATGAAGTGGGCCATTCCATGCTACAGACGTTCGACGGTGGATTTGTAATTGTCGGGATGACCGGTTCCTATGGCGCGGGTAGTAATGATGTCTGGCTGATTAAGATCAGTGCTGCCGGAGAGGAGGAATGGAATCGAACCTACGGTGGGACACTATGGGATGAAGGCTTCTCTGTCCAGCAGACCGCTGACAGTGGGTATGTCATTACCGGGATCACCGAGTCCTATGGTGCCGGGGACTATGATGTCTGGCTTATTAAACTAAATGCAGAAGGTTCGGAAGAATGGACTCGCACATTCGGCGGTGGCCTATGGGACGGCGCTGCTTCAGTCTGTCAGACGTCCGATGGGGGATATATCCTGACTGGATACACCGACTCCTTTGGCGAAGGACCGGGTGATGTCTGGCTTATTAAAACGGATTCCGATGGAAGAGAGGTCTGGAATCGGACCTACGGCGGGAGTGGCTGGGATGGAGGCCGTTCCGTCCTGCAAACGTCAGAGGGGGGATATATTGTTGCGGGATATACAGAGTCTTATCGGGTGAAAGGATACGATGTCTGGCTTCTTAAAGTGGAGGCTTCTGGTGACACGATATGGAGCCGAACCCATGGGGGGAGAGGCACGAATATGGCTCATGCTGTCGCTCATACTGCCGATGGTGGGTATATCATCGCCGGACGTACTGATTTGCTCGGCACTGCCGGGTACGACGCCTTACTTATAAAAACGGACCCCGAGGGTAAGGAGGTCTGGACTCGCACATTCGGTGGGGATCAGGATGACCTGGCAAATTCTGTCCAGCAGACTAGTGATAATGGCTTTATTATCGTCGGTTATACTTATTCTTACGGTGCAGGCATGAGTGATATCTGGCTCATCAAGACCGATGCTGAAGGAACCGAGTCATGGACCCGAACTTATGGTGAAGCCTACCGGGATGTAGGCCATTCAGCCCTACAGACCGCCGACAGTGGATATGTCATCGTCGGTAACACGGAGTCTTTCAGCGCGGGTGATTATGATATCTGGTTCATCAGGACCAATGCCGAGGGCAATCCCATGGGGGGAGCAGAATAGGGATGGGATTTACTGGAGAGCAGTCGGGTAGGACAGTGAATTGTCTCCAATTCATCTGAGAGTAGAAGAGCGGCATACATCACCTTGCCCACCTTGTCACACCTGAATGCACCAAATCATCAAGATGGTGCTGTTGAAGTAGGGGACAGCTGACCTTCCCGTCGAGAAGCAAGACCTCAGCATACTGATTGTAGCATGCTGTAGGTCTTCAAAACATTTTACACAGTTTGAACTAAAAACTAAGAGACACATTTTGTGTCTCCAAGGTTTAGCTGACACCATCTCTGAAGCGTACCCCGCTTGATCTTCTCCGGGGCAAGATTGCCCGTCAATTCGGTTGGGATGTAATCACAGATTTCTACCCAGGTATGCGCTGCATTGAACACTTCAGGACCTACTCGGAGGAATAGATACCACCGCATTTGGCTAGGTACTCCGAGTGTTCCCGGGCTGCCAATTCCGTTATCTCTGCTGCTTCAGCGTGGCCGATATGATCTTTCCACAATCAGGCATGGGCATTGGGATTATCCTTAAACTCCTTAAGCAGAGCTAGGGGCACGCCGTTCTTATCGATAGGCAACGGTATGGAACCGGTGGTATCTACGCCAATACCGATTATATCATGGGGTGTGAAGGAGGAATACTGCTGCTTAGCTCAGGCGACTGGTGGTGACCTCCATTCCAATCAGATAGTCAGCCGGATTCTGCCGGGTCAGATTATGATCTGTGGAATCCGTGATAACACCAGCATCCCCGGCCTCATAGACGGGTACAGCTGTGACCAGCTCCTCTCCGGTAGCGACATCTACAATCAAACAATGCACCGAATTGGTCCCAAAATCAAAGCCGATAGTAGCCGCCATTATTTTGCTCTCCTTTTTACCAACATCATCAGTAAGGTGGATAATCCAGCATCATTCATTCGTTTCAGCACCACGTTCTAGTTCCACCCATTCTTTACCGATAGTCGCAGCTTCAAATGATCGAACCTAGCCTGTAAAATACAGGTACGCTGCGACGATGAGAATCATGACCAGTGCCGATGCAGCTACATCACGTATTGTCCAGCTGGCCCGAGAAGTCTGCCGATCTTCATCCGTGGTCGTAGCATAGGTGAGCCCGTTGATCTTCTCGTATGAGGGCACTTCGGTCAGCTTACTGACAACGATCATCACCACTACACAAACGATAAAGATGACCAGACTGTAATACTGGAAGAAGATATTATTAATCACCCAGAAAAATGAGCCCTCCGAGTAGGCAAATCCATGCATCAATTTAACGGGGGTATCGACAGCCAGACGGAACAGACCCATGATAAAACCGGTAATCAGGGCTGCCAAACAGCCTTTGGCATTCAGCCGCTTATTGAATACACCGAGAAAGAATACCACAAAGATGGGTGGTGCCAGATACGCCTGAACACCTTGCAGATAATCATAAAGTCCCTTACCTCCCCTGATAACCGGAATCCAGGCCAGGCCGATAAGGACCATGACGGTGGTGGCGACTCTACCCATCCAAACCAGTTGATGCTGGCTAACTGCGGGTCGCAGTCGGGAGTAGAAATCCATGGTAAACAGAGTGGATGATGCATTGAAGACACCGGCGAGCGAACTCATCAAGGCAGCCAGCAGTCCAGCTACAACAATACCCCGTACACCAACCGGTAGAACATTTGCCACCAGCAAGGGGAAGGCTTTCTGGGCATTGTCCCGGAGAAGCTGGCCATCGGCACCGAACAATTGATCCTGCAGAACCTGCACCTGCCCGCTTTTCGCCAAAGCAAATGCGATCATGCCTGGAATAATGAAAATAAATACTGGGAGGAGCTTCAGGAAGGCGGCAGCGATAGAGCCGCGACGGGCTTCAGTTTCATTGGGTGCCCCCAACGCCCGCTGCACGATATACTGATCTGTGGTCCAGTACCACAAGCCAATGATGGGTGCGCAAAACAGCATCCCAAGCCAGGGGTAATTATCATTGAAGTACCAGGCCATGCGGCCTGCTTCCCATAGCGGTGCCCAGGTGCTTTCTACCCCAGCCGGTACCAGCGGTTTCCAGAGATTGAACATCTCCGATCCAGCAATGGCTCGTAGCTCCCCCCAGCCACCTAAGGCGTGTAACCCGAAGACCGTCACTAAAATGGATCCGATTACTAGGACGACGGTCTGCAAGGCCTCGGTGTAGGCCACGGCACGTAGACCACCCAGAATGGTATAGATGCCGGTCAGTACAATCACCAGAATGGAACCAACCCAGAAACTGTCCATGCCCAGGAAATTCATTTCCGGGAGTAAGACGCTGAAGACGATACCACCTGCAAAGATTCCCACTGCGATTTTGGTTAAGATGTACGCTACCAACGAGATAACCGAGAGAACCGTACGGGCGGCCGGTGAGAAACGTTTTTCTAGAAACTCGGGCATGGTAAACACCTTCGACCGGGTGTAAAACGGAACCATGACCCATCCCAGCACTAGCAGGCACCAGGCATGCAGTTCATAGTGTGCCATGGCCACGCCATCAGTGGCACCCGTACCAGCCAGCCCGACCAGATGTTCCGACCCGATGTTCGAGGCGAAAATGGACGCTCCTACGATAAACCAACCCAAATGACGACCAGCCAGGAAATAATCCGTAGAGGTATCCTGGCGTTGTTTGATGGTCCACCAGGCTAGTCCAAGAAGAACTAGGAAGTATAATCCAATAACAATCCAATCGAAGGTTTCAAAACTATTCATTGGGTATTTTTCCCTGAATATTCATGGATGAATATCTTGATCATGCTTTCCACCACGGGATATTCACAACTAATATTGTTCGCGAATCTATCGTTTAGTAGTCAACCTTGATTGCACAACTCAGTATCATGCTATCGCTCTGCCTTGACCCGCTTGGTTGAGTGGCCTGCCCCTATGCTTTGGCCCACACCCAAAGTTAGGATATTGGGTTTCAGTTAGCACTTCTTAAGCCTTCAGCTGGTAACATCTGGGGACCTGGAAGTATCGCTTCAGGAGCCGGCGGCCGGTATCCAAGACTGCTGTGGGGACGCACGTGGTTGTACTGCTGTCTCCATCTCTCCCGACTCGGTCTTCTTCTCATTCATCTGATACTCCTTTGCTTCGTTTCCATCTTAGCAAAAGTGTCTCTTAGCAAAAACACACGAATGGGCCACACTGCTCTGACACCGAACAGGTCAAAAATTAAGTTTATTATGGCAGATTGACTTGTTGAACCATATCTTGTATTGTTCCCATGGTATGAATGAGGCTCTGTGCCTTCGTATTGGATAGTGGTTGTGTAGGATTTTTACCTACAAGAATTTGATATGATATCCTACATGCTAATCAGGCATAGTCCTACAGGTTTCTTATCCTATGTGCCTTATTATTGTAAGGGAAATGTGAAAAGAAGCACTTTCCTCCGTGAACCTGCTGTCTTCTGTACGGGGCTCTGGTAGCTAAAATGATAATCTTAGGAGAGAAATCATGAAACGACTCCTACTGCCTGCTTTACTTCTCACGAGTGCCTCAACAGTAACTATCATTGGCTGCGGAAAGGGACTCACCGAAGGCTCCATGGATGCCAGGAATCCTGTATCTCGCTGTATACTCTGTATACTATCCGACGAGAGCGTTCTGACCCGCCTGCCCATCGGGATGAGCGTTCCTGGGTCTCGCTAGGGGCTTTTATCAGCCACCGGGCAATGTGCTGGTATATGCTGCCATCCCCATTTTTATTACCCACTCCCTCTGGCAGATACATAACGTGTTAGTCATCGTCGAAGATATTCTCTACCTCGGAGCGTATTTATGTCTGCGCAAATAGACTTCCTGTTGGTCTTATTGGGTACCATCGTAATAGTGGCGACGGTTATCACTTTAGCTATACATATGGTCATTAGCAGCAAACGGGATCTCGCCGACCGCATGCAGGCGGAAGAGGATGCTGAGCGGCACAGCGAAGAACTTGCCGCCCTCAATGCCATTGCCGTAGTGGTGAGTCAATCGCTCGATCTGGATGAAATCCTGAACACTGCTCTGGACAAGGTATTGGAACTGATGAATCTGGATGTCGGTGGGATATATCTTGCCGATCCTGTGCGCCATGAGTTGGACCTGGCCGTTCATCGGGGCATATCGGAAGAATTCGCCGATGAAGTAAAATCAGTAAGCGTGGATGAGAAGACTCTGGAAGCAGTGATGGCTGAGGGTAAGCTGCGGAAATTCATACTCTCGGTAGAGGCAGTAATTAAGGATCGAGTGGAGCTGAAGAGAATTCTGTCAGCCATGAAAAAGGAGGGCCTAAGTCCGACCGCTACTGTTCCGGTGCTGCTGCAAGCCAAGGAAGAAATTCTGGGGTTGATGACTGTGGCTAGCCGCGTTCCCCGG
The Candidatus Neomarinimicrobiota bacterium DNA segment above includes these coding regions:
- a CDS encoding sodium:solute symporter, which translates into the protein MNSFETFDWIVIGLYFLVLLGLAWWTIKQRQDTSTDYFLAGRHLGWFIVGASIFASNIGSEHLVGLAGTGATDGVAMAHYELHAWCLLVLGWVMVPFYTRSKVFTMPEFLEKRFSPAARTVLSVISLVAYILTKIAVGIFAGGIVFSVLLPEMNFLGMDSFWVGSILVIVLTGIYTILGGLRAVAYTEALQTVVLVIGSILVTVFGLHALGGWGELRAIAGSEMFNLWKPLVPAGVESTWAPLWEAGRMAWYFNDNYPWLGMLFCAPIIGLWYWTTDQYIVQRALGAPNETEARRGSIAAAFLKLLPVFIFIIPGMIAFALAKSGQVQVLQDQLFGADGQLLRDNAQKAFPLLVANVLPVGVRGIVVAGLLAALMSSLAGVFNASSTLFTMDFYSRLRPAVSQHQLVWMGRVATTVMVLIGLAWIPVIRGGKGLYDYLQGVQAYLAPPIFVVFFLGVFNKRLNAKGCLAALITGFIMGLFRLAVDTPVKLMHGFAYSEGSFFWVINNIFFQYYSLVIFIVCVVVMIVVSKLTEVPSYEKINGLTYATTTDEDRQTSRASWTIRDVAASALVMILIVAAYLYFTG